The Centroberyx gerrardi isolate f3 chromosome 19, fCenGer3.hap1.cur.20231027, whole genome shotgun sequence genome has a segment encoding these proteins:
- the slc52a3-2a gene encoding riboflavin transporter 2, whose protein sequence is MSLLTHLLACLFGMGSWVSINGLWVELPLIVPQIPEGWYLPSYLSIVIQMANVGPLFVTLMHRFRPGALNETAVIYVIIALGTVASFLLAFFWRESVEVAGVPRSVALLVLTFFLSAVDCTSSVTFLPFMMRLKPQYLTTYYIGEGVSGLLPALVALIQGVGVVHCVNSTQAVNHTLNSSHSAATFELRAQYQPANFSAEAFFFFLSAMMLVCLLAFLLLNYHPTVAREHTNGRYTNGVKEKGNAAQKQRTWAEEKPMILDPYRVGNVNPRSSFGTGAYSWMQVLYIFVILAWVNALANVVLPSVQSYSCMPYGNNIYHLSATMAAVSNPLACFIAMFFPIRSLLLMGALTVLGSGVGAYIMTMAVLSPCPLLVNDSSGGVLIVLAWIVFILTLSYVKVIIGLILRDEGHSALVWCGAVVQLGSLLGAVTMFPLVSVYSFFSSGDPCTTQCP, encoded by the exons ATGTCCCTGCTCACCCACCTGTTGGCGTGCCTGTTTGGCATGGGCTCCTGGGTGTCCATCAACGGCCTGTGGGTGGAGCTGCCCCTGATCGTCCCCCAGATCCCCGAGGGCTGGTACCTGCCCTCCTACCTCTCCATCGTCATCCAGATGGCCAACGTGGGGCCGCTCTTCGTCACCCTGATGCACCGCTTCCGGCCCGGCGCGCTCAACGAGACGGCCGTCATCTACGTCATCATCGCCCTGGGCACCGTGGCGAGCTTCCTGCTGGCTTTCTTCTGGAGGGAGAGCGTGGAGGTGGCGGGCGTCCCGCGCAGCGTAGCCCTCCTGGTCCTCACCTTCTTCCTCTCCGCCGTCGACTGCACCTCCTCCGTCACGTTCCTGCCCTTCATGATGCGCCTCAAGCCCCAGTATCTCACCACCTACTACATTGGGGAGGGTGTGAGCGGCCTGCTGCCTGCCCTCGTGGCTCTGATCCAGGGGGTCGGGGTGGTGCACTGTGTGAACAGCACACAGGCGGTGAACCACACCCTCAACAGCTCCCACAGCGCTGCGACCTTTGAACTGCGGGCTCAGTACCAGCCGGCCAACTTCTCAGCTGAGgcgtttttcttcttcctgagCGCCATGATGCTGGTGTGCCTGCTGGCTTTCCTGCTGCTGAACTACCACCCCACTGTGGCCCGGGAGCACACAAATGGTCGTTACACCAACGGGGTGAAAGAGAAAGGCAACGCAGCTCAGAAACAGAGGACGTGGGCCGAGGAGAAACCCATGATCCTGGATCCGTACAGAGTGGGGAACGTGAACCCCAGAAGCAGCTTTGGCACCGGCGCCTACAGCTGGATGCAGGTGCTCTACATCTTTGTCATCCTGGCCTGGGTCAACGCCCTGGCCAACGTGGTGCTTCCCTCGGTGCAGTCCTACTCCTGCATGCCCTACGGGAACAACATCTATCACCTGTCAGCCACCATGGCTGCCGTGTCCAACCCTCTGGCCTGCTTCATCGCCATGTTCTTCCCAATAAG GTCCCTACTGCTGATGGGAGCTCTCACAGTCTTGGGCAGTGGAGTTGGAGCGTACATCATGACCATGGCAGTGCTGAGTCCATGCCCACTGCTGGTCAATGACTCCTCAGGAGGCGTCCTCATT GTGTTGGCCTGGATCGTCTTCATTCTCACTCTGTCCTATGTGAAGGTGATCATCGGACTGATCCTGCGTGACGAGGGCCACAGCGCTCTCGTGTGGTGTGGAGCAGTAGTGCAGTTAGGCTCCTTGTTGGGAGCTGTCACGATGTTTCCACTGGTCAGTGTGTACAGCTTCTTCTCATCAGGAGACCCATGCACCACACAATGTCCCTAA
- the LOC139908335 gene encoding solute carrier family 52, riboflavin transporter, member 2 encodes MSVSWWSSEAVTHGLMALFAMGSWISVNCLWVELPVVVNVLPEGWNLPAYLSVLIAFGNLGPIAVTITHHCAPGRLNERLLIHCIQVLAVVASAFLAVFWSHTVTVAGEERSLPFLLFTFVLSLVCCTSNVTFLPFMFRYPPQYIRTFFIGQGLSALFPCIVALGQGVGKVECKTVNGTVQPEYLEESFPAQNFFWFLFIMLSVSALSFLALTRRPTEAQPDAPQQEPADATAAKENGDETHPLHNGGTPVSEDQVQVEVQPPVQTFWTPRNIYLLALLAVSNALTNGVLPSVQSFSCLPYGTMTFHLSVVLGNIANPLACFVAMFVLLRSSAGLGFMSLGAGVFAAYLMALAALSPCPPLLGSSSGVALVVISWIIFTGLFSYLKVVIGTLLHEAGHAALLWCGISIQAGSLVGALTMFPLVSVYHVFARSQECVDNCS; translated from the exons ATGTCCGTTAGCTGGTGGAGCAGCGAGGCGGTGACCCACGGGCTAATGGCTCTCTTCGCCATGGGCTCCTGGATTTCGGTCAACTGTTTGTGGGTTGAGCTCCCGGTGGTTGTCAATGTCCTGCCCGAAG GGTGGAACCTGCCCGCCTACCTCTCAGTGCTGATAGCGTTTGGGAACCTGGGTCCGATAGCAGTCACTATTACACACCACTGTGCTCCAGGGAGGTTAAACGAGCGCCTCCTCATCCACTGCATCCAGGTGCTGGCGGTGGTGGCGTCTGCTTTCCTGGCCGTCTTCTGGTCACACACGGTCACAGTAGCCGGAGAGGAAAGATCGCTGCCCTTCCTGCTCTTCACCTTTGTGTTGTCTCTGGTCTGCTGTACGTCCAACGTCACCTTCCTGCCTTTCATGTTCCGTTACCCCCCTCAGTATATTCGTACCTTCTTCATCGGACAGGGCCTCAGCGCCTTGTTCCCTTGCATTGTGGCCTTGGGGCAAGGCGTGGGGAAGGTGGAGTGTAAAACGGTGAACGGCACGGTGCAACCCGAGTATTTAGAAGAGAGCTTCCCTGCCCAGAACTTCTTCTGGTTCTTGTTCATCATGCTGTCAGTCTCGGCCCTCAGCTTCCTGGCTTTGACGCGAAGACCGACAGAAGCACAACCGGACGCGCCGCAGCAGGAGCCCGCCGACGCCACAGCAGCGAAGGAGAACGGGGATGAGACGCACCCGCTGCACAACGGAGGGACGCCCGTGTCCGAGGACCAGGTGCAGGTGGAGGTACAGCCGCCTGTCCAGACGTTCTGGACGCCGCGCAACATCTACCTGCTGGCGCTGCTCGCTGTCTCCAACGCCCTCACCAACGGCGTCCTGCCGTCTGTCCAGAGCTTCTCCTGTCTGCCCTACGGCACCATGACCTTTCACCTCTCCGTGGTCCTTGGCAACATAGCGAACCCTCTGGCCTGCTTTGTGGCTATGTTTGTTCTCCTCAG GTCCTCCGCTGGTCTTGGGTTCATGTCTTTGGGAGCAGGAGTGTTTGCTGCGTATCTCATGGCATTAGCAGCACTCAGCCCCTGTCCCCCTCTGTTGGGAAGCTCCTCCGGTGTGGCTTTAGTG GTGATCTCCTGGATTATTTTCACCGGCCTCTTCTCCTACCTGAAGGTGGTGATCGGGACGCTGCTCCACGAAGCCGGTCACGCCGCCCTGCTGTGGTGCGGCATCTCCATCCAGGCCGGCTCCCTCGTCGGCGCGCTCACCATGTTCCCCCTGGTCAGCGTCTATCACGTGTTCGCCAGGTCTCAGGAATGCGTGGATAACTGCAGCTAG